The region TGGGACTACCTTTTAAGGTCAGAGTCCTCTGAGCAGGCTCAAATAACAGAGCGGAAGACTTCCTTCTCCAGTAGAACCTGCTTTGTGAAGTGTAGCTAGATGGATGCCTGTgtccctcagtttaaacaaaaACCTGGGGCCCAGATTTCAGTGAGGTGCCCTGTAGTCAGCAGCTGTACCGCTAAGGAGACTTCCACTCCTTTCCCACGCCCAGCCCAGGTAATTCCTAAGAAATTTCCCTGGCCTTATTTAGACTTTCAATTGCTTTGATCCTCTTGGAATTTTAGAGGAAATTACCCTTCTTTTTTGAGCTAGGGTTTGGAATGTAATTCCCCATTTGGTAAGGTTTAAAGGTTGAAAACATCTACAGAGGAATCAAAGAGATGTGGGTTCCTGTTATCAGTGATTCACTTTCAAAGCCCTGTGAGACTGTTTTTATTAACAAATCCAATATCCACCAGTGCCTGGGGAATTTTGGACCCAGTTTGGAACTAATATGGGGACAAGAGAATGCCAAACATGGATTTTctgttgccacaggtggatgcagGCCCTTGAATGTGACAGTCTTTGCCTTGGAACTCATCAATGTGATGGGAAGCTTCAGGCCTAATTCCCTGCCAGGGGAGCATGGAGAGAAAAGGGCACAGGTCTTATCTCTTTCCTGGGGTAGAAAGTGGCTAGAACGGTGCCTTAGTCCTTTCTGTctgttataacaaaataccatagacctggctacttataaacaatagaaacttatttctcacaattctggaggctgggaagtccaagagtAAGTAAGGTGCTGGCAGGTGTCTAGTGAGGGTCCACTTCCAAATTCATGGAAGACAATCTTttttgctgtgtcttcacatggcacaAGGGACAAACGATCTCTcttgggtctcttttataagggcactaaccctCTTCATGAAgtctccaccttcatgacctaatcacctcctaacAGCTCCACCTCTAAATACTATTATATCAGGAATtaggtttcaatatatgaatttggggaggacacaaacattcagtatATAACAAAGGGAATCTAGAGTTTCAGAAGGGGGTTCTATTAGGGGCTCATGTGAGGAAAGAACTATGGACAGAATGGCAGTCCAAGCCAAAAAGGGAGACAGAAGCAACATCTAGTGTCTGAGGATGAGGAGGTTGGAGGAGAAAATAATGAGTGGAGGAAGGCATCAGGGTAGCAGAAGAGATGGCCCACAGGAGAAGTTGAGGAGTCGAGGTGGAGTCTTCAACTCCCACTCCCATCAGTCAAGAGATggatggggttggggggatgACATGAAGCAGTCTCCCAGGGACAGGCACCTGTTGTCAGGCCAGAGAGAGGAGCCTCTGCTTTGGCGTGTACACAGCAGGCCCTGGCCtgtcagggacagagacagatgaGGCTATCTGCATCTTGGGCCCTGCAACTCAAGAAAGCCATCAGCTTTGTAACCATGGAAAAGCTGAAATAGACTCAGGCTGCCAGTGAGTGTTCCGAGGGGTCCTGGGGTCATGGAAGTTGTGTCAGAGAAGTCTATGTTCTGTGCATGTGGTTGGAGCTGTATGTTCTGAACTTCCCATTGTGTATTTGCAACAATGTCCTTATTCAGGACCCTCAATCATCAGCTCTCAACTACCTTGCTTTCACCCTATCTCTCCCATTTCCCCAAAACTTCAGGGACTTCCACTGaccaccaaaaaccaaaaaaccaaacaccCTAAATTTCTTAGCCTGGCATTTAAAGCTAAAGATTCACCAGACACCTTGAATTTCCTGCCTTCATGCCCTTGTTCTCTGCTTTCACAACACCTGATTTTCACCAATTGAAGTCCCTTCAATTTGAGGCTGAGCTCAGATGTTaactcttccaggaagccttcactGGTATCCCTGGTCAAAGGACTTCTCTCTCCTCTGAATGCTAGAgcaattttttctctctcttttgtggCAATGTTACattctattttgcattttaacTCTAGTAGGGGATGCTGCTGTTGGTTTTCCCCAGTAAATGGTAAGTTTTGAAGGGTTATAAATTTgtcttattcatttttgtatccccATCACCTAGAATGCTGCCTTTTACAGAGCAGGCATGtaatttgaaatacatttattaaacaaataaatgtatgtgctGGTGATATGAAGATGAATGAGAACATTTCTGTCCAGTAGGACCTTACGGGCTAGTGAGGGAAAGAGGTGCAGCAATCAGAAATAATATAAAGCCCAAGGAAGTACACTTGATCTGTGAAGGTGTAGGGTTTGGGTGGACAAGGATGGTGGCAGGAGGGATCATTCAATTGAAGGCATTGCCTAGCAGGAAGTACGTGGCATATTTGGGGAACGTGGTAAATACCCTGGGGACTGGCATATAGGAAGCATGAAGAAAAATAGGAGATAAGACCAGAGAGAGGATGTGGGCACTGGATCATAGTGAAGCCTAGTGTGCCTTTCCCAGGAATTAGAATTTTATTCTGAAGGCCATTGACTGAAGAGCCACCGAATGTTTTTAAGGAAGAATGTAATAAATAATGAGGGGTGACCCTGTGTTTTGGGGTAGACATCACTCTTTGGCCAGGTTCACTTTAGGAAAATCTTATGTTGGATGCGAGTAGCACCCATTCCCTGAGGCCAGCCTATTCCCTGGTCAAGCTACATCTTTGTGAGATTTTCCCTCATAAAGAGGccatcccctctcccttccccccacaaaaaacccCCACTTAGTCAGGTTGAGAAGTCTGTTCTGCCTTCTGAAACAGTTTCCTGCCCCACCCTCTGCTTTGACTTTACTAAAGAAATTCTTCCTTTTGGACTGTATTAGTCAGGATTTTGTGTTAGTCAGGGtacttcagagaaacagaatatatatatatatatatagtatatatatatatatttataaaatgagatttattataaagaattggcTCATGAGATTACAgaagctgagaagtcccatgatctgctgtctgcaagttggagacccaggaaagcaggTAGTATAAATTCCAGTCCAAGCCAAAGGCCTGAGAAGCAGGAGTGCCAGTGGTGTAGGTCCCAGTCTGAGGATGCGGAGACTGATGTCTCAGCCCATCAGACAGGCAGAAACCCACTGATACCCATTGCCTCTCACTGAAAACTGAACTTTCTGAGCCTGGGACTGGCTTGGGCCCCCTATCTCATTTCTTGAGTTTTGTGGAGTTGGGGAGTAAGGAGTGGGGGAGGACAACATcctatagaggaaaaaaatcacaggctATGGAGCCGTCAGCCTGGGTTAAAGTACCAGCTGAAATCACTtattagctgtatgaccttggcaaaagtttgagcctcagtcttcttaCCTGAAAAATGGGGCTAATGATGCCTACTCCAAAGAATTAGAGTGAAGATGAGTATGAGGATTGCCTAGCTTGCTGCCTGACACACAGGAGGTGCTGAGTAAATGGTACTCATTTTATTCATACATTGTGCAGTTAAACTGAGACCCCTGTTCTGCATAAAAAGAGGGAAACTATGCTTGGTGTGACCTGTTGTCAGGTGTCTTAATTTAGGAAACGGCAAACTCTCTGCCTAGACTATCTTCAAAGATCGTCCTAGAGCCCTCCTGGTGGGAGTTCTTACCTGTCTCCCCAGACTAACTTCTGTTCTCCAAGCTCTGTCCTCCCGGCAGCTAGGGTTGCATTTGATAGGCAGACAGGGGCCCAGCCCTGATTGAATTGAGGACATTGTCGCAAAGACTGAGGAACCACAGACACTGTTGCAATCTGCCCTGCCCTGAGGAACACCGGAGAACCTGTGGCTGGCCTTCAGGGGCTGCAGCTCTGTGTTTGGGAAGAGAGCCTAGGTTTCCCTCCTAGAGTGATGGGAAAATTGTTAGGATGTGCTAGAGAGATGCTGGCTTTTCCCGAACTGAGTTTAGAGTTTTCCCTTCAAAAGCAAGGAATCCATGATTAGGGATTTTTCTTCGGGCTGGGTGCTAAATTGGTGCCCCAGGTGCAGGGAGGAAGTAGATGCCCTTAAAAGGTAGAAGAGCAGAACCACACACCCCTCTAATGCAAACCCGTTTGAAGAATGTACAGACTAGTGTGGTGGAAGCAGAGAAGAGGGACATACCAAATCTGTGGCTGTATGCggtgggggagtggggacagTACCAGAAGAGGGGTACAGTTTaaagagatggaggaggaaggcCGGCCAGGAACCAGCATGAGCAAAGGCCCGGAGGTAAAAATAATATGATATGCTAAAAACAAACAGACAGTTCTCGGGTGTGGCTTGGACACGAGGTGCTGGGCCCGTGGGACAGTAGGGAGTGCAGACCAGAGGCTAaggctttattttgtgttgtggGACTTGGAAGTTTTAGTGGTAGGCGGACAAGCAGGGTTAAGATTTGGAGATCACTCGACTTAGGTAAGAATAGACTGTCGCTCTGCtaggcattttctttccttcagcaaATATGTGACGAGTGCCTATTACGTGCTAGAAGTGGTTCTGGGCACTGGTCAGCAGGAGCAAAAGTTCAGATGGAGCCTTCTTTGAGAGTAACTTCCACATTTTACGgaagaggaaattgaagctcCGCCTGACTCCAGCTGATGGCTCTGACCTGGACTTTTGTGGCCGGAGGCAGCGTGGCTCTGGGCAGCCCTTTAGATGGCTCGGCGCACGTGGGTCGGGCGGCCTGCGGGTCCTCCGGCTGCGCACGCCGCCGGAGCCTCTACAGTGCCCCGCCCGGCTCGGAGCCCGCCCCCAGCCCAACCCACACGTGGGTTCCCGCACGTCCGCCCGGCTCCCCCCTGACGTCAGCCTCGCGGGTCCATTTAAGGCCCCTCCCGCTCCCAGCTCCGAGTACCGGAGCAGCAGCCGCCAAGTCCGGAACCAACGCCACGCGCCCCGACGCCCGCCCGCCCGACGTGCACTCCCGGTACGGTCGGGCCCGGCGCGCACTGCGCGGGAGGGGGAGAGCGACTGCGCCGGGCTTCGCTGGCCCGGCGCTGCCCGCGCTGGGGTCCCTGCTCCCGGGAGGTGTAGGCGCTGCTTCCCAGAGGCATAGTCTTGAGACCTCGGCGGTGGCCCGCGCCACACGCGGGTACGGGGCCCGCCGCACCCTGCTTTTGCTGTAAGTGGGCACGGTGGCCTCTGGCCTGGCTGCGGAACCAAGGACTGGCCGCACCCAGTATGGGTTCGAAGGCTCGGCTGAATACAGAAGTATGAGGAGACTGCGGGTCTGAAGGGTAGGGCTTATCTCCGGAATGGAAACAGGCAAACCTCACCGAACTCGAAGTCCGGTTCTTGGAGCCCAGGGAGCCGGGAAAGCCTCAGTAATCTGGGGCGGGTTCCTGGAAGCCAGAAAGCCACTGGGTGCAGCTAGGGTCGCCTTTTAACCCTGAGACTCTCAAGAGGTGGGCTCCTTGGAGGCAGCGGCTGCCTGCAGATTATAGGACGTTCTTGGAGCAAATTACATTTATGAAGCATCGGGCGCTATGTTAGGCATGATGCATGCAAAGATGAAGCAGAAAGGGTATCACCAGCTCTTTCCGCCTCTCAGTATGTTGAGAATAGGCTCATCCGGTACCTCCCCCTCCTTTTGATGTTAAATTCCCTTCCTTTCGATAAATGGGGGAACCTAAGGCTGGGAGAGGGTTAGGGTATCTCTAAGGTCACAGTGAGTAGGTAGCAGAGTTGGGGGAGTAGACCCTTTAAATGCAGGGCTCCCCCACCCCAATATCCCCACACTGAAGGGAGCTCTGGAGCCCAGGGCTTAGGTTTTGTCGAAGCCAGGAGATGTCTGCAGAAAGAACTCCTCCCTTCCCCGGCCAGGATGCAGAAACCTTGCAAGGCTGTCTAGAAATAGCAGTGATTTGTAAAGAGAGACTCGATTCCAGCTTGGTGACTCTGGGCTGCCTGCCTGGAAGTCCTCTCGGATATTTTTGCTCTTTGGGGCGGTGTCAGGATTAAACGTGGTGCTTTCGGGATGCAATCTATAATAATCTCTCCAGTGAATGTAGAGCAGGGTTGGATTAGGAAAGTCGAAGACCCCCTCCCCGGTTCTGGAAATCGAGGGTCTCACCATGTATCTATTAACTTTAGGGGTGCAGGCTGCAGGCCTCTTGAGCTATTGCTTCCCTTCCTGTACTAACAAAATTTCCTCATACTTGGCCTCACGCCTTTGCAACAAGGACCATGGCAGAAGCCACACAAGGCACCTCCCTGCGCGTTGGTTAACAGTCCCCGGTTCCTGGTATGGCGATTTAAAATCTGGCTCTGGCCGTGCGCCAGGCCGAGGAGGCCCCTGCCAGCCAGACTTCACGTTGTTCTCGTGTGCTTCGGAACACTAGTTTAGTCTAAAGTCTGATGCTGAGCTCACTGCCCCTGACCCGGGGAGCAGGATAGTTCCTATTCAAGTCCGCTCACAGGCGGGGCTTCTCAAGCATCTGCCTTGCTGTAGAGGTTAGGGCCCACCTCTCGGTAGCCAGCGGCTACTACTTTGGTCTTCGTCCAGTGCTCCTGAAATACGCTTGCGCGCAAGATTAGTGGCTAGATAGgtgagtgggggaggggcagctggtAATCTTCCGGGTCTGGGCGGGGCGTAAAACCCCCGCGGGCTCCTGCAGACTGGGCAGTTGATCTCCGCCCCTTCTccgggggcgggggttggggagagggagaggaaaacgAGTGATTGCGCAGTAGCAGAGCTCACAGTACGCCCCCTCTGACTCCGGGTAGTTCGCTGAGGCGGTTAAAAGCACATTACGCAACTACCTGCGGTTCTTAAGGGGCTTGGCAGGAGTCCTAATGATTGTAGTAGAGCTGGGCCGGTGGCTCACAGGATCTTGTTTGAGGAAAGGCCAGCTCCACTTGGAGTTAATTTAAGTGAAGATGGGTGAGCCCTCAGGAGGCTATACTTACACCCAAACGTCAGTATTATTTTTCCACGCCAAGGTGAGGGCCTTTACACCAAAGACCCTAGCCAGACCAGATCCTGGCATTAGGCCTTTCACCTCTCCTTTCACTATCTTTAGGTTTCTTCCCACCCTCCTTTTAGTCTTCCCTCGTAATTTTTAGTGGCAAGTACCCCAAAAGGAAGCAAAATAAACTTTTTCAGAACAGCTTTTGGTTAATAAGCGTTAATTTTAAAAGGACACAGTGACAATGCATGTTTTTCCCCTATAGATTCCTTTTCGTTCTAAGTCCAAAATGGCAACTCTCAAGGATCAGCTGATTCAGAATCTTCTTAAGGAAGAACATGTCCCCCAGAATAAGATTACAGTTGTTGGGGTTGGTGCTGTTGGCATGGCCTGTGCCATCAGTATCTTAATGAAGGTAAGTGAGAGTTCATCACTCTGGAAGTCAGGGATTCCTTGACTCCATCCATCCCACTCCCTCTCCAAGAATTGTATTATCACATTGTTTATGCAAATATTTAGGTTCATGAACTCATTCAAAGAACTTCACatgaaacaaacttttaaaacatGATGGTATGCCAAAAGAATATCTAAACTACAAAAATCAAAGGTTTTTAGGCTGGAGACCAGTTTCTTAAATTCACTGTGCTTTATTAACCTGCATTAATTGCCTACAAATGGAAAAGTGGAGCCCATGCCTTTAAACAAGCTAAAGCTATTTTAAGGTAATTTTTGAATTGAAATTGGTATGTATGCGtggtaaaattaaaatcaaactgaatgtagaaagtcTTCCATCCATGCAAATCCCCATTGCCTCCCTCCTTGGATAGCAGTTTTGGTACCAATTATGGAGCTAAACTTTAATTATAAAAAGAGAACTTGTGAGTGAATAAAGAGTACTTTTTACTGTACTCAAGCCTGgtttatataaaaaagaaattgaggCAGCTTACAATGTTAAGATGTTTTAAGTTTGGATTTGGAGTTCCTAATAAGAGAGTGAAATGATGAATTCTGAATTTGGGACAGAAAAGGACTGAAGGCAGAAATTAGCTAAGCAGTGTCTTGGAACAACACAGGTTGCTTCATATGTGTTTTTAGAAGAGACCGCATAGTATACCAACTCTTACTCCTTCCCCATTGGATCAGAAATTgatgtcatttatttttccaaaccTATGAACCACCTATGGTCTTTTTCTGTCAAGCTCCCTAACTCAGGTGTGGTTAAGAGTAAGCCAGACCACTCATTATACTGTAGATGATATGGGATAGTTCTGCAGCTCAGCTAATATAACCTCTTTGGTTGTAATAGTCCACATCCCATTTGTAGTAAAGCGATTGTTGGTATTCTTTATCTGAGAAGTAGCTGTGAACTTTTATAGGTTCATCTGAAAAAAGGGTATTTTTCACCAATGTTTTGTAATGTACACGTCTGTCTATGTAAAACTGTTACTGTTGGCTAATATATGGAAGACATGTAACCAGGGACTGATCCAGAATATCACTTTTTAAGTCTTAATACTTGTTAGTATCATCTATTTAATGACTAACAACCTTAAAACCAACGTGTAAAACTGAATTTGAGAGAGTAAATGGAGCGGTTTTACATAATTGGATGTTATTGCCAACCTAGTGTTCTACTTCTGTACAGTGGTTAGCTCCTGGTGAAGAGGGGGTTGGAGAGAGGGTCAGTGCTCCTTCCTGTGTATAGATCATCTGTGAGTCAGCTTTTGAATGGGGGCCTGCCTCTACTTTGAGGTGTGTCCCGATACTAATAAAGTAGCTGAATTCTCCTATGCGAAAAGCAAAGAAATTTTGCATGCCCTTCTTGAAATTTGGAAATAGCAATTTTCCATTTAACTAaaaattttatgtcttttaggACTTGGCAGATGAACTGGCTCTCGTTGATGTCATGGAAgacaaactgaagggagagaTGATGGATCTCCAACATGGCAGCCTTTTCCTTAGAACACCAAAAATTGTCTCTGGCAAAGGTACTTCCACAAGTTTAAGTTGTAGTCCATGATAGACTTAATTCTTTATCAGGCTTGAAATCTAGTTCATCAAAGATTCCTTTTTTTATACTAGATAAGAGAGCCTTCGAACAATTTTGCTTTGATAACTATGGATATCAGTGTTTGTATTTTTAGCAAATGGTTTTAAATGGAAATCCAATTTGTCCATGATGTGGAAAGCATCTGAATTAGAATGTAATTAGCATAGCCTCTTAAGTCCATATTTTACCACATtgcttcagatatttaaattaaatatacttCTATTCCCTTTTGCACACTAACACAAGGTTGAGAACGGGGTAAACGAGCCTGTTCAGTGTATATTCATGGCTTGACCCTCTCACACTTTACAAGTCCCAGCCAGGAAACAGACATGGGCCCAAATAGTGTATTTTGACACTTGAAAATCACTGACTCCTTGTCTGATAGGTGACTCCTTTCATTATCTTCAACCTGGGGTTGACTATCCTGTGTGCCATACGGTATCTAGAAGCAAGACATGCTTGATAAGTGTAAAGTTGCCtctgccttcttcttcttttttttttttaaagcccatcCCTGAGCTGATAGGACCACAGTTAAGGAGAAATAGGAGTATGGAAGAGTGAGCCTTGAGCTCCAGTGGCAAAAATTGGGGGATGTATCGCATTTGATAGTGAGAGtcaaaagtcaaataaatgtgATTCCTTTCAGCTCCCTCCAGTTTTAGTTATATAAAGTCACAACATAACTAAAACCAGAATACAAAGAAGGTGTTGATGTATTCTTCCTCCATGTAAGTGGCCACAGTGATAAAATTCCAAAAACTAAAGAAGGTGACTGACAGGCATTAGAGGCATTTACGTGCCACGtacataaaacactgataaaactGTCCATAAAAAAACTTACTGgaacaaatgtttgctggagTTCTCTTAAAAGTCCTTAATCTGCTTATTGTTTCTCTTTGGGCTAGACTATAATGTGACTGCAAACTCCAGGCTGGTAATTATCACAGCTGGGGCACGTCAGCAAGAGGGAGAAAGCCGTCTTAATTTGGTCCAGCGTAACGTGAACATCTTTAAATTCATCATTCCTAATGTTGTAAAGTACAGCCCAAACTGCAAGCTGCTTGTGGTTTCCAATCCAGGTGAGGCTATTAACTGCATAAAAATAGATGGGCTAGAGTAAAACTGGTAAGTTTCCTCCTGAGAGCGGATTTGTGTTTTTGTAAAATAGTTAAAACATTAAAGGAGATACAATGCCTTAGATATTGTTGGCACTTTAAAATTTGTTACTTGCCTAAGAAGATCTTGGATAAGGGATAAGTTTATGAATAATGTGTTACTGATGCacagtttattttcattaaaCTACACTTCTTGAATACTTGATCTATGTGCTATATTATACATAGTATAGAGGTTTTAAACTATTAACAAAAATATTGACTGGTCATGATCAATATCAAGATCCAATATAAAGCCATATATCTTGACTTGTAAATCATTATGTAATGACTCACCTAGTATCTCTGCTGAAATGTCTTCTTCATAGTGGATATCTTGACCTATGTGGCCTGGAAGATAAGTGGCTTTCCCAAAAACCGTGTTATTGGAAGTGGTTGCAATCTGGATTCAGCCCGGTTCCGTTACCTGATGGGGGAAAGGCTGGGAGTCCACCCGTTAAGCTGTCATGGATGGATCCTGGGGGAGCATGGAGACTCTAGTGGTaagcatgacttttttttttctttgtgttttcaaaAAGATCATGTGAAAAATTAACAGGAGTTTCATTACTAAATCAGAGCCTAAATCAGATATCCATTCATTAGGGTAGAATCGTTTCTAGAAATCTATCTTTGGATATAATTATATGCTAGGACTGTtaggattttagccattctgtatGACATTATTTTGGTTGGGGATATGAAATTAATTTCTTACCATGGACATATTAAATAAGATGATAGTTTTTAGGGTAGTTCATTTACTGTCGCAGCTGTTGACTTAAACTTCTTGGCCCTGAAAAGGTCAGCCAATCCAAATGTagtgtataaaaaaaaaatctattatcaCAGTTGAAAGCTGTTATAATTTCTGCAGGGTTCTCAGTTCCTTATGGCAAAAAACCTCTTATGATCTCATACTATCTCGTCTCAGTAGGTTAGGAAAACAGATTAGAATATAGTGACAATTCTTAGCTTTATATAATCTAATCAATGAAAGTCTAAAAGTTAGGGTAATTGCAGCTTTACCATCTACCAAAAGGGGGTGGGTAATTCTCCTTAGATAAGAAAAGAGAGCTTTAGAAGAATGAGTTGGAATTACTAGTCTGCTGGCTGTTACAtgggaataaataaatatattctgtactatttcttttagttcctgtATGGAGTGGAATAAATGTTGCTGGTGTCTCCCTGAAGAATCTGCACCCTGAATTAGGCACTGATGCAGATAAGGAACAGTGGAAAGCAGTTCACAAACAGGTGGTTGACAGGTAATAGATCTCAGAATTTTTAACACAGAACatgaaaatgtattattatttaaacaaaaGTTTACTAGCATTTGCATTTGATTACTCTATCAGAAAACTTGTTTTCTAAAGCTTTGTTaaagatcatactgtataatagataaaagaattaaaaactagACATTTATTAATACTACAGTCTATCTTTATTTGCCATAATTCTTAGTTTATAGTGTGATAAATTTTTCTGTTTGCAATGTAAACTATTAAGATAAAACAAGTTAGATTGTCTACCCTATTTGAGATTTGGTCTTTACTTCAACAACATGTATGATTCATTTAGTTaggaataagaatttttaaatccaAGTTCCTATTATAGTCTGTAAATAGAAATACAGCTAGCTTCTTATTTATTCAGATGATTATAAAGTTTCAAGCAATGTATAGATTCATAATagtattaaaaatgtaattattaatGGTTAGAAATTGTTGAAATAGGGAAGCTTTCAACTTCGTGgccttatgtattttttataaatcAGGTGGTCATGTGCAGATCTCAGGTCTATGGAATTGAAGAATGAATCATGATTTGTCTAGGCAGAGCCCtcttatttgtatttgtttaattAAATCCTGTGAACCCACCATCTAACCAAAGAAACATTGACAGTTCCTGTCAACTAACTGTAGTGTTTGTTGGGTTACAATTGTTAGTCTGCTGGTCCTTGGAAATGAGTGAATTCTGTGCTCCTTCTCCCACTCATCCCTCTGTACTCAACCCCACTACCTGCTACACATACACGCACCTGCGATAATCCCAAATCAAGCATGCTATATGTAATCTTGGATTTACTTTCTTAAATTCAGTATTACATTTATAAGAATCAGCCATTTTGTTGCATATGGCTGTAGTTACTTGTTTtgatagctgagtaatattccaccatATGGTTATACCACAGTTTCTCCATTCTCCTGTTTTGGAGAGCATTGGGCTTGTTGCCAAATTTTTCTATTACCAacagtactgttgtgaacatcCCTATACATAATATCCTGGTATACATGTGCAAAGGTTACTCTTAAGTATATAATGCACTTTACTGTATtacttatatattattatttactaTATAAATTATTTACTATAAAAGTATGTGTTCAGTgaaagctttgtttttctttgttactCCGCCCTACTTTTTCCTACCCTTCCTTGTCCTTCCCTACCTACCCTTCCCTACCCTACAGTGCTTATGAGGTAATCAAACTGAAAGGCTACACATCCTGGGCCATTGGACTGTCTGTGGCAGATTTGGCAGAAAGTATAATGAAAAATCTTAGGCGGGTACATCCAATTT is a window of Vicugna pacos chromosome 10, VicPac4, whole genome shotgun sequence DNA encoding:
- the LDHA gene encoding L-lactate dehydrogenase A chain isoform X1, whose translation is MGEPSGGYTYTQTSVLFFHAKIPFRSKSKMATLKDQLIQNLLKEEHVPQNKITVVGVGAVGMACAISILMKDLADELALVDVMEDKLKGEMMDLQHGSLFLRTPKIVSGKDYNVTANSRLVIITAGARQQEGESRLNLVQRNVNIFKFIIPNVVKYSPNCKLLVVSNPVDILTYVAWKISGFPKNRVIGSGCNLDSARFRYLMGERLGVHPLSCHGWILGEHGDSSVPVWSGINVAGVSLKNLHPELGTDADKEQWKAVHKQVVDSAYEVIKLKGYTSWAIGLSVADLAESIMKNLRRVHPISTMIKGLYGIKEDVFLSVPCILGQNGISDVVKVTLTPEEEAHLKKSADTLWGIQKELQF
- the LDHA gene encoding L-lactate dehydrogenase A chain isoform X2 — translated: MGEPSGGYTYTQTSVLFFHAKIPFRSKSKMATLKDQLIQNLLKEEHVPQNKITVVGVGAVGMACAISILMKDLADELALVDVMEDKLKGEMMDLQHGSLFLRTPKIVSGKDYNVTANSRLVIITAGARQQEGESRLNLVQRNVNIFKFIIPNVVKYSPNCKLLVVSNPVDILTYVAWKISGFPKNRVIGSGCNLDSARFRYLMGERLGVHPLSCHGWILGEHGDSSVPVWSGINVAGVSLKNLHPELGTDADKEQWKAVHKQVVDR
- the LDHA gene encoding L-lactate dehydrogenase A chain isoform X3 — protein: MATLKDQLIQNLLKEEHVPQNKITVVGVGAVGMACAISILMKDLADELALVDVMEDKLKGEMMDLQHGSLFLRTPKIVSGKDYNVTANSRLVIITAGARQQEGESRLNLVQRNVNIFKFIIPNVVKYSPNCKLLVVSNPVDILTYVAWKISGFPKNRVIGSGCNLDSARFRYLMGERLGVHPLSCHGWILGEHGDSSVPVWSGINVAGVSLKNLHPELGTDADKEQWKAVHKQVVDSAYEVIKLKGYTSWAIGLSVADLAESIMKNLRRVHPISTMIKGLYGIKEDVFLSVPCILGQNGISDVVKVTLTPEEEAHLKKSADTLWGIQKELQF